A part of Gossypium hirsutum isolate 1008001.06 chromosome A07, Gossypium_hirsutum_v2.1, whole genome shotgun sequence genomic DNA contains:
- the LOC107929958 gene encoding receptor-like protein kinase HSL1, which translates to MSKTRFTFLFFIFFFITVIYSQSINHNERTLLLNVKQQLGNPPSISSWNSSSSPCDWPEINCTAGSVTGLHLCDKNIMTTIPPSICDLKNLTFLDLSLNFIPGEFPSTLYNCSKLQYLNISQNYFVGEIPDDIHRLSTLVSLDINGNNFSGNIPPSIGRLPLLQTLYLHQNLFNGTFPKEIGDLSNLQTLGLAYNGFSAMEIPWEFGFLKKLEYLWMKEVNLIGEIPESLNNLSSLVHLDLSRNNLEGPIPSNLFTFENLTYVYLFKNHLSGEIPKAIDALNLVEVDLSQNNLTGEIPQGFGELQYLDFFNLFSNQLTGELPESFGRLSALRDFKVFDNNLTGVLPPDFGLHSKLEAFEVSENQFSGRLPENLCAGGVLQGVVAHTNNLEGEIPKSLGNCSSLLTFQLQHNKFSGEIPSGLWNTFNLSSLMLSNNSFTGELPSDVAWNMSRFEISNNNFSGEIPAGILSWSNLVVFRASNNLFSGQIPKEITNLTRLITLLLDGNDFSGELPSEIISWESLNTLDVSNNNLSGQIPAAIGSLPDLINLDLSENHFTGEIPYAIGSLKLTSLNLSSNQLSGKIPYQLENPAYENSFLNNVDLCSDDPKLNLPSCNSMVNEPKRFSSKHVAMIVPLAILVSLVIVVLVLFIVRDYHKGKKIGQYLETWKLTSFQRLNFSEMNILSNLVDDNLIGVGGSGMVYRVEINHSGEFVAVKKIGNCEKLDCKLEQEFLSEVEILGNIRHCNIVKLLCCISSEDSKLLVYEYMENQSLDKWLHGNKRSFPRGVLDWPTRLKIAIGAAQGLCYMHHECPTTIIHRDVKSSNILLDKEFKAKIADFGLAKMLIRHASHTMSTVAGSFGYLAPEYAYTTKVNTKVDVYSFGVVLLELVTGREANSANESMSLVQKAWQNFSEGDKSIIEILDPEVKESCCLEAMVMVYKVGIVCTRASPSTRPSMKEVLHVLQRWCPEDGWSTKRVGSEFDVAPLLGGASAGSGAAPGATFFSSYKNSEEGSEERV; encoded by the exons ATGTCTAAAACCCGGTTCACAtttctcttcttcatcttcttcttcatcacagTGATTTATTCACAGTCCATAAACCACAATGAACGAACCCTTCTTCTCAACGTTAAGCAGCAACTGGGCAATCCACCGTCCATTTCTTCATGGAACTCATCATCTTCGCCGTGTGATTGGCCGGAGATAAACTGCACCGCCGGTTCCGTCACCGGACTCCACCTCTGTGACAAAAACATCATGACAACGATTCCGCCGTCGATATGTGACCTCAAAAACCTCACTTTCCTAGACCTTTCCTTGAATTTCATCCCCGGGGAATTCCCTAGTACGCTTTACAATTGTTCAAAGCTTCAATACCTAAACATTTCTCAAAACTATTTTGTCGGTGAAATCCCTGACGATATTCACCGATTATCAACTCTTGTTTCCCTTGATATTAATGGTAATAATTTTTCTGGGAATATTCCGCCCAGTATTGGGAGATTACCACTGTTGCAAACGTTATATTTACACCAAAACCTTTTCAATGGAACATTTCCTAAGGAAATTGGTGATTTGTCCAATCTTCAAACTCTGGGTCTGGCTTATAATGGCTTTTCCGCCATGGAAATACCTTGGGAATTtggtttcttgaagaaattggaGTATTTATGGATGAAGGAAGTCAATTTGATCGGTGAAATCCCGGAAAGTTTAAACAATCTTTCGAGTTTAGTGCATTTGGATTTGTCGAGGAACAATTTGGAAGGTCCAATTCCAAGTAATTTGTTTACTTTCGAGAATCTAACTTATGTGTATCTCTTCAAAAATCATCTTTCAGGTGAAATACCCAAAGCCATTGATGCTTTGAATTTGGTTGAAGTTGATCTTTCCCAGAATAATTTGACCGGCGAAATTCCACAAGGGTTCGGCGAGTTGCagtatttggatttttttaactTGTTTTCGAACCAGTTGACCGGAGAATTGCCGGAAAGTTTCGGTCGACTGTCTGCTTTGAGGGATTTTAAGGTGTTTGACAACAACTTGACTGGAGTTTTGCCGCCGGACTTCGGGCTTCATTCAAAGCTGGAAGCATTCGAGGTGTCGGAGAATCAATTCAGCGGCAGGTTGCCGGAGAATTTATGCGCCGGTGGTGTTTTACAAGGAGTGGTGGCTCATACAAACAATCTCGAAGGTGAAATACCGAAATCACTCGGGAATTGTTCGAGTTTGCTCACTTTTCAACTTCAACACAACAAGTTTTCCGGCGAGATTCCGTCAGGGTTATGGAATACTTTCAATTTATCGTCTTTGATGTTAAGCAACAATTCGTTTACCGGCGAGTTACCGAGCGATGTTGCATGGAACATGTCGAGATTCGAAATCAGCAACAACAATTTCTCCGGCGAAATCCCAGCTGGAATTTTATCATGGTCGAATTTGGTCGTCTTTAGAGCCAGCAACAATTTGTTTTCCGGTCAAATCCCCAAGGAGATAACCAATCTTACTCGACTCATCACATTACTTCTCGACGGCAATGATTTTTCCGGCGAACTACCGTCGGAAATCATCTCGTGGGAATCGTTGAATACATTGGATGTATCCAACAACAATCTATCGGGTCAAATCCCTGCTGCAATCGGATCCTTACCCGATTTAATCAACTTGGATTTATCCGAAAACCATTTTACTGGTGAAATCCCATATGCGATTGGCAGCTTGAAGCTCACTTCCCTGAATTTATCATCAAATCAACTTTCCGGGAAAATCCCATATCAGTTGGAAAATCCTGCATATGAAAACAGCTTTTTGAACAATGTTGATCTATGCTCTGATGATCCAAAACTAAATCTTCCAAGCTGTAATTCCATGGTGAATGAGCCCAAGAGATTTTCATCTAAACATGTCGCCATGATTGTACCACTTGCAATCCTTGTTTCCTTGGTTATTGTTGTACTGGTGCTTTTCATTGTTAGAGACTACCATAAGGGGAAGAAGATTGGGCAATATTTAGAAACATGGAAGCTGACCTCATTTCAGAGATTGAACTTCAGTGAAATGAACATATTGTCCAATTTAGTAGATGATAATCTCATTGGTGTTGGCGGCTCGGGGATGGTTTATCGGGTTGAAATCAATCATTCCGGGGAATTTGTTGCGGTGAAGAAAATAGGGAATTGTGAGAAACTTGATTGCAAGCTCGAACAAGAGTTTCTATCAGAAGTTGAAATACTGGGAAACATTCGCCATTGCAACATAGTGAAGCTATTGTGTTGTATTTCGAGTGAGGATTCGAAGCTTTTAGTGTACGAGTATATGGAGAATCAGAGCCTTGATAAATGGCTTCATGGGAATAAAAGGTCATTTCCCCGTGGTGTTTTGGATTGGCCGACGAGGTTGAAAATTGCTATTGGAGCCGCACAGGGATTGTGTTACATGCACCATGAATGTCCTACGACGATCATCCACCGTGACGTGAAGTCGAGCAATATTCTGTTGGACAAGGAGTTCAAGGCCAAAATTGCAGACTTTGGACTTGCAAAAATGCTAATAAGGCATGCATCTCACACAATGTCAACGGTTGCAGGGTCTTTTGGTTACCTTGCCCCAG AGTATGCGTACACAACGAAAGTCAATACAAAGGTCGATGTCTACAGCTTTGGAGTGGTACTACTCGAATTGGTAACCGGAAGAGAAGCGAATAGCGCGAATGAGAGTATGAGCCTAGTGCAAAAGGCATGGCAAAACTTCTCGGAGGGTGATAAATCCATAATTGAAATACTTGATCCAGAGGTAAAAGAATCATGTTGCTTGGAGGCAATGGTAATGGTATACAAGGTAGGGATCGTTTGTACACGCGCATCACCTTCAACCAGGCCTTCGATGAAGGAAGTTCTGCATGTACTCCAACGCTGGTGTCCTGAGGATGGCTGGAGTACCAAAAGAGTGGGAAGTGAGTTTGACGTTGCTCCACTACTTGGCGGTGCCAGTGCCGGTTCCGGTGCCGCTCCCGGTGCCACATTTTTTTCCAGCTACAAGAATAGTGAAGAGGGATCCGAGGAAAGAGTTTAG